In Candidatus Hydrogenedentota bacterium, the following proteins share a genomic window:
- a CDS encoding gamma-glutamylcyclotransferase: KATVAITLETGETCEAMTYIAAETRSGPPNAGYLECIVAAAEGHGLPADYVAELQRLLIPRLNLAPG, encoded by the coding sequence CAAGGCGACCGTTGCCATCACGCTGGAAACCGGCGAGACCTGCGAGGCAATGACCTATATTGCGGCGGAAACCCGGAGCGGCCCTCCCAATGCCGGTTACCTGGAATGCATAGTGGCGGCCGCGGAGGGGCACGGACTGCCCGCGGATTACGTGGCGGAACTCCAGCGGCTTCTCATACCGCGATTGAA